The Fibrobacter sp. UWR2 DNA segment AAGTGTACCCGCCTTTACGATCCGAAGGATGAAGGTGGCCTGATGTGGAATGATCCCGAAATCGGCATTAAGTGGCCGGTCGGAAACGGTTTCGAACCTCTGCTTTCCGAAAAGGACACAAAAAACCCGGCGCTCAAGGATTTGGGCTTCGCTTTCGAACTATAAGGAGTTTTTATGAAGAATATTGTCATTACCGGCGGCGCAGGCTTCATTGGTAGCCACGTGGTGCGCCTGTTCGTGAACAAGTACCCGGAATACAAGATTATCAACCTCGATAAGCTTACCTATGCGGGCAACCTCGCGAACTTGAAGGATATCGAAGGCAAGCCGAACTACAAGTTCGTGAAGATGGATATTTGCGATTTTGACGCGTTCTACAAGCTGATGCAGGATGAGCATGTCGACGGCATCATTCACCTGGCGGCAGAAAGCCACGTGGACCGCTCCATCAAGGACCCGTTCACCTTCGCGAAGACGAACGTGATGGGCACTTTGAGCCTGCTCCAAGCCGCGAAACTCTACTGGGAAAGCCTCCCCGAGAAGTACGAGGGTAAGCGCTTCTACCACATCTCCACCGACGAAGTCTACGGTGCACTCAAGATGAACCACCCCGAAGGCATCACGCCCCCGTTTACGACGACCGCGAGCTCCAGCGAGCACCACCTGGCTTACGGTGACGACTTCTTCTACGAGACGACCAAGTACACGCCGCACTCCCCGTATTCTGCATCCAAGGCGGGCTCCGACCACTTTGTGCGCGCGTTCCACGATACCTACGGCATGCCGACGATTGTCACGAACTGCTCTAACAACTACGGTCCGTACCAGTTCCCCGAGAAGCTGATTCCGCTCTTCATCAATAACATTCGCCACAAGAAGCCGCTTCCGGTCTACGGCAAGGGCGAAAACGTTCGCGACTGGCTTTTTGTGGAAGACCATGCCCGCGCTATCGACGTGATTTTCCATAACGGCAAGATTGCCGAGACGTATAACATCGGCGGATTCAACGAATGGAAGAATATCGACATCATCAAGGTCGTGATTAAGACTGTCGATAGGCTGCTCGGCCGCGCCGAAGGCGAGGACATGAACCTCATCACCTACGTGACGGACCGCCTGGGCCACGATGCCCGCTACGCCATCGATTCTACCAAGCTCCAGAAGGAACTCGGCTGGGAACCAAGCCTCCAGTTTGAAGAAGGCATCGAGAAGACGGTGCGCTGGTACCTCGACAACCAGGAATGGCTCGACAACATCACGAGTGGCGACTACGAAAAGTATTACGAAAAAATGTACGGGAACAGGTAAGTCCCGCATCTGCGTTAGGGATGGAAGCCCGAAGGGCGAGCACATCAAGGTGTTCAACAACGGCGACATGATTCGTGACTTCACCTACATCGACAACATCGCCGAGTTCATGAAGTGCTGCAAGAGCGACAAGAACCCGCTGAGGTAGGGTAAATACCCGCCAAGAAAAGTTTTGCGGAGGCGCTACGCGCCCCCCGCAATAATTTTTTTTGGCGGAGTTTTACAGAAAATGTAAAATAGGGCGCTGATTTCGGTATGCTGACCACATTCGGGGGAGGTTGCTGTCTGGTTAAAGGTTTTGCCGTTTGGGCAATGAAAAGAGTTGACAAAAGAGAGTTGGCAGGGATAATATGGTATAAGAGCTGTGAGACCCCTTTAATTAGGGATCCCTTCAAAAATTTTTTATTATTATTTGGATTGAAGGAATTTGTAATATGCAGATTAAACTTGATAATGTCGGAATTGTAAAAAACTCGTCGATCGATATTAACGGGTTGACTGTGATTACTGGAGCGAACAACAGTGGAAAGTCCACTGTGGGGAGGGCCGCTTATGCGCTAGTTCGCAGTGTGGAAAACTATGAGTTTAAAGCACTTATTGATAGATTTGACTATGCGGTTGCTCATTTAAAGGAAATTCCTAACTTTTTCCCTATAACTGTAAAAGCTGCATTGAAATCGCTTTCAAAGTCAGACAGGACTCTTAAACCAGTCTTTGTGGACTCTATGTTGTTTAGAGAGTTTGAAGTTTCTGAAATCGATAGTTTCCTTCTTACATTCAAACAGTCTTTGAAATCGCTTGATTTTGATAAAATAAAAGAAGGTAATAGTTTATTTTGGAATTTGCTGGATGATAAAAGTTATACGTCAGAAAAATTTGAAAGTGATAAGGAAAAGTCTTTAGCTTTTATTGATGAGATTATTCGGAAAATCAATGATGATCCCGAATTAGAGAACTATATAAAGGAAGCCGTACGAACACAACTAGACATAGAATTCTCTGGTCAAGTAGCCCCAGTCAAAGATCCTACTTCAAAAGTTTCTATTGAAATAACATCGAATGACCAAAGATGTATGCATGTTGTTTTGCAGGAGGGAAGGTATCCGGAAGGCTTTCGAAAGGTCCTTGATCGGAAGCCTTATTCTAATGTATTTTACATTGACGATCCTTTTGTTGTTGAAGATGATTATCAGTTCTCGAAGTTCGCTCTCTCGGCTCAACAGACTCGATCATTTATTAATTCAAATGTGATACTTCGTCATAGAGATGAACTGCGGTATCACTTGAATAATTTGCAGGAAGTAAATGTTTGGGGGAAAGTGCAGGCAATAGCGAAATTTAGGCAAATTTCGGATCGAATGAATGCTGTGTTGCCGGGAACATTTATTTCAGAAAACAAAGCTAAGTTCTATAAAGGCGATGACGGGGCAAAGCTGGATATCTCTAATTTGGCGACTGGTGCAAAAATGTTTTCGATACTGAAAATGCTCATTATGTCAGGGGATATTACTGAACGGACCCTTTTGATTCTTGATGAACCTGAATGTCATTTGCACCCGGACTGGCAGAATAAGTTTGCCGAGATAGTCGTTCTACTTGTAAAGGAAATCGGATGCCATGTGCTGCTGACAACGCATAGTCAGAACTTCTTATTGGCTTTGGATGCAATGTCTCGTATGTACAAAATCAAGGACCGTGCAAATTTTTATCAAGCGATAAAAAACGATAATTCTTTTGTTAGTTATGTTGATGTTTCGCAGAATTTAAAACCGATTTATGCTGATTTTGTAAAGGGATTTTCTGAAATGAAGAATCTTTACGATAAAATTGTGAACTTGTAACAAATTCGGGAGAGAGGGGGTTTTATGCCTGTTGTATTGTCTAGTTCTGCAGAAGATTATTTAAATTCTTTGTGGGGGAAATATAGAAGCACTGTTGCTGTCATCTCGAAATCAGATGATGGTTCATTTTGTATTGATTCTGATATTGAAGGTTGGAACTTTGATAAGATAAGCGATACCTTTTTTTCAAAGCAACAAGCATACTCTGCTGATGGGATTTTTTTACGCCCTAAAAGAATCTGCTTTGTGGAATTTAAATCTGGTTTTGAGAAACTGGTAAATGAATCTAACTTTAATCCTGCATTGACAATATGCCCCCAAATTAGTGGCCAACCGTGCGAAGATTATGGCAAATTGCTAAAGGAAAGGGATTGGTATAAAAATAAGGAATTGCAGGAAAATATCCAACTTAAAGCGATGGAAAGTTTCCATACGTTTGAAAAATTAATGTGTCCTAATATTGAAGAACAAATAGAGACTACGGCAGAATATTTGTTGGTCTTTTATGCGGTAATTGATGGCGAAAATTCAGAAAATGAAATCTATGAGAAAATAGGTGCGGATATGGGGGGAGTGGATGTCTCCGAAACAAATTATTTCGCAAAATTAAAGTCATGCTTGATTCGTTTTAGAAAGCCCGAATTGTGGTATGATGAAGTTGATGTTTTGAGTGTTGGTCAGTTTTTGAACAAGTTTAGTGCGTAAAAGATATTGAAAAGAGAAATCTCTTCAACAATTCATTAGAAAAACAAATAATATTTATTCAGAAATATTTGAATTTATTTTGGCAGGTATTTTATGGCAAAAAATCAGGTGCTGATACAGTTTGTTCTTTCTGCGAAGAATAATCCAAATAATATGCTTGTGTTTTGGTCGAGCGTACTGGAAACAAATGCTGAAGAAATTGATACAATTTTTTTGAAATCAAATTTTGATGATGTTCCAGTGAATAAAGAGATTAATCTGAGAACAGAATTTAAAATTTTTAATGAAAAATTTGTTTCAGGATATCAAAGAAGAAATCCCGTTTTTCTTTCAATAGATTGTGGCCGTACAAAGGGGTCTCCCTATCATTTTGCTTGCTCTTTTTTAGAAAATTTTTACGATGTCGATTTTCTAAAAAAATATGCCCAATTTCTTCAAAAAATTGAGGAAATTTCGAATTTTTGTTTTTCAGAGTATGATAAATTGCAAATACAGCAAAAAGTGATGTCTGAAATAAAAAAAATAATCGGGTTAGATATTTTAGATCATGGATCGATTCCGGGAAGTATTGCTGTTTATAAAAGGCTGCCTAACTTTTTTCTTAGACATAATTTTAATGCGGATAATGGTAATCGCTATATAAGGTATTTATTTGACAAAGAAGAAGGGTGCTCGTATCTAGTGAATGTTGAAATTCCTGATGATGCCGGCAAGATTCTTTACAAAGAAATTCATAATCTAGAACCGAACCAAAATATTAATCTCCCTGGTTTGGAAGAACTTGAAAATTTTGGTAGGACACATTTTTCTATATATAAAAAAGATTCAGCAGGAAGAACAAGTATTGTTTTTGAGGAGCGAAGTTCTTTAATCAGGTCTATTTCAATAGGAATGAATGTTGGGGGCGGAAATCATAAAATAATTCAAAATAGATTTCTTAGTAAGAAAAGAGACGAGATTGCTTTAAATGATTATTCAAATTTTGTAATTGCTGGAAAGAAGGATGTTTTTGATATTGAACGGGATTATAAGAATGAATTTTGGGGAAAGCAAAAACAGTATCTTGGATCTTTTTTCTTCTCTGATGACGAATCTGGTAGAAGGAATTTCTTGGATTGGGCTAGAAGTGTATTGCAAACAGCAAAAGAAGTATGTATAATTGATCCTTTTTTTGATCTTGATGGGTTGAATGATTTTAATTCATGTGTGACTACATATTTTAACTTGACTATTTTAACAACCGATCCATCTGAGCGTCCAAGCGACTCTGCTTCTAAATCTAAAACGGATCCAAAAGATTTGTTGAATAGCGTTTATCGTTCATTTTCAAATGCTCAAGTGTATTTTCTTAAAAGGGAAAAATTACACGATAGATATCTGATTATTGATAGTGGAAATGAATCTGTTTACTATAGTTTGAGCAATTCATGGAATGGGACTGTTAATAATTACAGCCTTTTTATCCAAGAACTTGAACTTTCGATTGCTTTACAAGTAAAAGACGTTTACGCAAAATACCTCGTAAAAGATTTTTTGCAAAAAAAAGAAACTCCCAAACAAAAGATTGAATATATTGTTCCTTCTTTTTCAAAAGAAGAAATTCAAAAAGATTTTTTTTGGCTAAAAGAATTAAATGAAAAAATTGATAATGAAATTTTTGAAAAAAAATTTATAAGTTGACTCAAGCGGAATATAAAGGATGTGATTTATTTAAGGATGAACCGATATTTCCTTTGTTAACCTCAAAAATAAAATATGTTGATGAATGGAATAGGTTTGTTGAGTCGCTTGTTGTGAAGATTCTTGAGTCACAAAAGGCTATTTTCTCTTCAGAAAAAAGGATGCTACAAGGACTATCGCTAAAAAATATAAGCGACATTGATGAATGTATAAGGCTTGTTTCTGAAAAATATTTTTATGGAGATGTTTCTGTTTGCGACTTGAAAATTGATTACAGTTTTTACATAATTTTGAAAGCTGTTTTTGCAGTGGACCCTGTGGTGGTAATCAATACTCTTGTTGAAAAAGAAAAGGAAATATGCTCCATAGAAGATCATGGTTATTATGTTTCTCAGCATCTTGTTTCCTGTATGATTTCTGGACTTCTATATAATTTTCCAGAGAGAACGCTGCGAGAGTGGATTGAGTTTGCGAATAAAACTCAAGATTGTTATTGTAAAGTGCTTGTTGCACAATGGATTTTACATAAAAAAGATAATCTATCGTTAAAGGAAAGATTGAATCTTTTGTGTGATTTAGAGATTGAACCTGAAAATTTTGTAGTGATTCTTGCGAACTTTTATACGGAACAAAGAATCGTTTGTGAAGATTTGTCGCTGAACCATAAAGACTGTATTGAAAAATTCGTAAATACTCATTTTGCTGGTGATAATAATTGTCTAGTTATTTTTGCAAAGAATGCGTATTTGAGCTCGTACGAAATAGATTTTTATCGGTATGAAAACTTTGTGAAAAAAAATAGTGAAGAGAAACCAACAATATTATTTGAATGTTAATGGAAAATTTAAACCTTTTAAACAAAAAAACTTTCTTGATTCTCGAGACGGTTTCCCGTTTGATAAGTGTTTTTTTGCCTATTCAAGGAAATCAATGAATAGAATTAGAACCGCGATTAATGAGGCTATGGATAGAGCGGAAGAATATTGTAATTCAAAAAAAATAGAAGTTTATCCTAGGTATTTTTTGAATGTGGAATTAGAAAAAATTGGTAATCCGCCGCATGTTTTTACATTTAAAGAACTTGAAAATGTTTTAAAAAAGGGGGACGATAAGAAGAGAAATACGCTGGTTGTTGATGAAAATGGAAATTTTGCTCTTGTCCAAAATGATGCAATGTCATATCCGGTAAGATTTGAAATGTTTTGTTCTGGAAACGGATATGTTGGTGAATCTATTCCACAAGAAGAAATAGAAGAATATTATGGAATGGCGTTGAGTGGTTGGCTGTATTATCTAAAAGAGCGTGAGCCTGTTTTTGTTGATTACCGCATGGATTCTTTAACAAATGAAGAAAAAATCAAGCGAATAAAAAAAATAATAAAAAGTATTTGAAAACTTTTTACTGCAAGACAACAGCATTCTTCAATTTTTTCATGGATTCGGTAAATACAAGATTATCCCTGAATATCAGAATTTCTTTTCCAATCCGGTTAGACGCACTTTGTTGCAGGGAATAAAGAATACTATTCCGGTCTGAATATAAATTCTGAATGAACGCATGGTTATCGTAGGATACCATCCAATTCTTTTTCATTGTCTGAACGAATTTTGCGAGATTTGCGTGATCATCGGCCCGGTAAAAGTTCATGTACAAATTTGGGGCTTTTTGGTAGTAAGGTGGGTCGAGGTATAAAAAGATGTCGCTTTGCATTCGTTCGCGCTTTCTTATGAATGTTAGCGCATCCTCGTTTGAAAGAACAATATTGTCCTTATAATCGTTTAGCCGCTGAATTTTTTTAATTAGCGACTTTCGATTAAATCTGGCATCTATTTTATATGCCCCGGTCTGGTCCAAACCTCCGATTACTCCGCCCTTTATGACTCCAGAAACATTTGTCCTATTTAAAAAGAAAGTTGCTTTAGCAAGATCTTCTGCAGATAGTTTCTCGGAGCTCAAATAGGCGTTGTGAAATTTTTTCCATGACGAAACCGTTAATGGGACCTTTGCGATCCATTTGCACATTTCGTCAGAATGTTCTAATGCGTATTTCCAGAATGAAAAGATTGCCTTGTCAAGATCGTTGATGTAAATCTTCTTTACAAGCCCTTTATACAAAAGTGCAAGTGCTAACCCTGCGCCACCAGCAAAGGGCTCGGCATATGCCGCCCCAATCATTCCATTCTCTTCTAGGAATGATTCCAAAAAAGGGTAAATGAGAGATTTCCCCCCGGGATATCGGAGTGGCGAAACGGCTCTTTCCATTATGCGTCTCCTAATCCGTGTGAAATTTTCAGCATTTTTGCAACCAATATGGAAAGAATCATTGTTTGCTCCATGTTGCATGCCGCTTGATAGTTGTGTGCTCCTGTTTGCAACAACTGGACCATCTTTCGTGATTCTCCAACGAGATTAGATAAAGTTGTTTTTTGATCTTGGGTTAAACATTTTTTTGCGGAATCGTAGTAATCTTCCACATATTGATCGATTTTCCATTCTGGGTTCAAATTTTTTGCTGCCGTTTCTGTTAGCAGCCTTAATGACATACGAATTAGTGCTGGAAAGGAGTTCGACAGGTGAGATTGGCTGCTTTGTCTATTTTTCCAAAACCAAAACAATTCGACAATATCTCGATATAGGTCATTTACTGGGCCTGCTTTTAGAGATAGTTTCTCTCCAAAAATGGTTTCATCATTTTTGGGGACGGTCCTTTTAGTGAAGCGTGGTGCCGGTTTGCTAGGCAAAACCTGCTTGGACTTCTCGGCGTGCTCAATCAGATGGGGCTTTATATTTTTATCGGCTTCGATTAACTGTTTGATGCTTGAGTCGAGAACATCAAATACCTGCCCGCGGCTGTTTCTGGTGGATAGGTCTCTGTTCCTGATTTTTTCTACAATGTTGTTGATGATCTTTAAATTGTCTTCGTTGGAGTGTTTGGAGTGTAACATTCCATCTTCAACTGAAAAACCAAGGGCTTTCAGATTTGTTTCCGTGAAGATTTCTTTTTTGACAAAATTTTGGTTGAGTTCTTCATTAGCGGATATTACGCCAAGCGCATCTTCTACAAGCAGGAATGGTGACTTGGGCGTCTGAGGGAAATACTTGCGTTCGAATTTTTCTCGCTCTAGTTCATCCCAAGAGCCTGCTAAACTGTGCTTTCTTAATATCCTCTGTATTGCTGTTTCTTCGGAGCAGACTGCGCAAGGCATGGTTTCCGGAAAATCAGGGATATCCAAATCCATTGTTTGGAGGTGGTTCACATATCCGAGTTTTATCTTGGCTAAAGCAATACGTCTGTTGCCGTCATATACAACAGGTTTTCCGTTCTTGTAAACAACGGTTGGCAATTCGCTGTAATCGTAGAAATCTCCCATAGTCGATACGAACTTATGCAGATTCCATTTCCCACGGGGGTCTGCATATGCTCGTTCCACAACTTCTTGGTCAGTTGCAGATTCGTCAATAGGATCACGAGGGTTCTCGGTCCAGAGGACCAAGTCCTTTACCGGAATATCAACGATTGTTTGGGTATGGAATTCGTCCACTTGCTACTTTTCCCATTTTTTTATTAACTCTTCAAATTTAACAATAAAATCTTCTTTGGCTCCTGGATTTGCTTCACACCATGCAGTAATGGCCCTTGTTGCGTTTCTCCCCCAATGATGCAACTGTGAATTAAACCATTCTTTTGCTTTTTCACGATTCTCCATTATTTCATCGTATTGGTAATCTCTAAATGCAACCTGCTTGGTATAGTTGTTCCCGCATTTTTCCCAAAATGGATTGTCGTCAGGTAAATCCTTCAAATATTTTGCAAGAAGCCGTTCTGGCGAAATGTCGCCAGGCAATACCAAATAGTTTTTTAAGGTTTTTGATAGTTTCTCAACATCGTGTCTAGCATCTCCATCCAAAATTATGATAGAGTTTGGGAAGACGAAAGGAGGTATTTTTTGTTTTGTAAGTTGAATTAGGGAGGCGCAACCTATGTTGCAGTCTACGATTTTTAATGTCTTTGTTCTTGTTTGTCCCAATAGAACTTTTAACCAGCACCTTCCTTCGCCATCTTCAGAAAAGGTCATTATACGGGATTCCGTTTTCTTCGTTGACATAGCAAATAATTTGTCCATAATATTCTCGTAAGAAATATTTTCTATACATTTTATGGTTTGGTTTATTTTTTCAAGGTAAACAAGCTTAATGTCTTTTGCTACTTTATTTTCTTCAATTGTAGAGCATATATGCTTCAGCATTGAAAGAGAATGTGTGGTGAAAAAAAATTGAATGTCATATTTGCTGGCGTATGTACGCAACACTTCGATTAACTTTTCCTGTGAAGCGGGATACAAAGTTGCGTCTAATTCGTCAACAGCAAGTATTCCTCCGGTATATGCTGTTCCATATTTTTCTTTTAATCTTTTAAATGAAATAAGGGCCAAAATTATTTTTCCAATGTCGTCTTGACCTGCAGAATTCATCTTCCAGTCGTAGAATTCTGTATTTGCACTTAGAGTATTTTTATTTTGACTTTCTAGATGTGATATCTTTGTTATGGGCACATCTGGAATTATGAGAATTTTGTTATGCAATTTTTGATATAGTTTCTCTTCGCTTTCGGTTAGCTTTACTGAATTGGACGAATCGGAAATTGCTTCGTCTTCACCTATTGGTAACAAGCGGGAGAGACTTAAATATATAACTGGCTTCGGAATGTATCCAGATCCTTTTTTTCGTGAACTTTTCTCTTTTTTCCAAAAACGGATGTGGTTTTTTCTGTCATCATTCGATTTTATGCTCTCTACGGTGAATGTCTTCCCACCGTCATATGTTAAAGTCCATTCATGTTCTTTGGGCTTGTCAAATTTCTCAGAAAGTTTGAATTTTTCCGAAAAAGAGGATTTGTAATTCCCCCCACATAAGGGTTTTT contains these protein-coding regions:
- a CDS encoding dTDP-glucose 4,6-dehydratase, with translation MKNIVITGGAGFIGSHVVRLFVNKYPEYKIINLDKLTYAGNLANLKDIEGKPNYKFVKMDICDFDAFYKLMQDEHVDGIIHLAAESHVDRSIKDPFTFAKTNVMGTLSLLQAAKLYWESLPEKYEGKRFYHISTDEVYGALKMNHPEGITPPFTTTASSSEHHLAYGDDFFYETTKYTPHSPYSASKAGSDHFVRAFHDTYGMPTIVTNCSNNYGPYQFPEKLIPLFINNIRHKKPLPVYGKGENVRDWLFVEDHARAIDVIFHNGKIAETYNIGGFNEWKNIDIIKVVIKTVDRLLGRAEGEDMNLITYVTDRLGHDARYAIDSTKLQKELGWEPSLQFEEGIEKTVRWYLDNQEWLDNITSGDYEKYYEKMYGNR
- a CDS encoding AAA family ATPase, whose protein sequence is MQIKLDNVGIVKNSSIDINGLTVITGANNSGKSTVGRAAYALVRSVENYEFKALIDRFDYAVAHLKEIPNFFPITVKAALKSLSKSDRTLKPVFVDSMLFREFEVSEIDSFLLTFKQSLKSLDFDKIKEGNSLFWNLLDDKSYTSEKFESDKEKSLAFIDEIIRKINDDPELENYIKEAVRTQLDIEFSGQVAPVKDPTSKVSIEITSNDQRCMHVVLQEGRYPEGFRKVLDRKPYSNVFYIDDPFVVEDDYQFSKFALSAQQTRSFINSNVILRHRDELRYHLNNLQEVNVWGKVQAIAKFRQISDRMNAVLPGTFISENKAKFYKGDDGAKLDISNLATGAKMFSILKMLIMSGDITERTLLILDEPECHLHPDWQNKFAEIVVLLVKEIGCHVLLTTHSQNFLLALDAMSRMYKIKDRANFYQAIKNDNSFVSYVDVSQNLKPIYADFVKGFSEMKNLYDKIVNL
- a CDS encoding VPA1262 family N-terminal domain-containing protein, which translates into the protein MAKNQVLIQFVLSAKNNPNNMLVFWSSVLETNAEEIDTIFLKSNFDDVPVNKEINLRTEFKIFNEKFVSGYQRRNPVFLSIDCGRTKGSPYHFACSFLENFYDVDFLKKYAQFLQKIEEISNFCFSEYDKLQIQQKVMSEIKKIIGLDILDHGSIPGSIAVYKRLPNFFLRHNFNADNGNRYIRYLFDKEEGCSYLVNVEIPDDAGKILYKEIHNLEPNQNINLPGLEELENFGRTHFSIYKKDSAGRTSIVFEERSSLIRSISIGMNVGGGNHKIIQNRFLSKKRDEIALNDYSNFVIAGKKDVFDIERDYKNEFWGKQKQYLGSFFFSDDESGRRNFLDWARSVLQTAKEVCIIDPFFDLDGLNDFNSCVTTYFNLTILTTDPSERPSDSASKSKTDPKDLLNSVYRSFSNAQVYFLKREKLHDRYLIIDSGNESVYYSLSNSWNGTVNNYSLFIQELELSIALQVKDVYAKYLVKDFLQKKETPKQKIEYIVPSFSKEEIQKDFFWLKELNEKIDNEIFEKKFIS
- a CDS encoding DNA adenine methylase; translation: MERAVSPLRYPGGKSLIYPFLESFLEENGMIGAAYAEPFAGGAGLALALLYKGLVKKIYINDLDKAIFSFWKYALEHSDEMCKWIAKVPLTVSSWKKFHNAYLSSEKLSAEDLAKATFFLNRTNVSGVIKGGVIGGLDQTGAYKIDARFNRKSLIKKIQRLNDYKDNIVLSNEDALTFIRKRERMQSDIFLYLDPPYYQKAPNLYMNFYRADDHANLAKFVQTMKKNWMVSYDNHAFIQNLYSDRNSILYSLQQSASNRIGKEILIFRDNLVFTESMKKLKNAVVLQ
- a CDS encoding AAA family ATPase — its product is MSIERIDIAKFRGFHQVGFELGENLTVIAGQNGTQKTTLLGMLTQPFAITDKKNPLSNEKPLCGGNYKSSFSEKFKLSEKFDKPKEHEWTLTYDGGKTFTVESIKSNDDRKNHIRFWKKEKSSRKKGSGYIPKPVIYLSLSRLLPIGEDEAISDSSNSVKLTESEEKLYQKLHNKILIIPDVPITKISHLESQNKNTLSANTEFYDWKMNSAGQDDIGKIILALISFKRLKEKYGTAYTGGILAVDELDATLYPASQEKLIEVLRTYASKYDIQFFFTTHSLSMLKHICSTIEENKVAKDIKLVYLEKINQTIKCIENISYENIMDKLFAMSTKKTESRIMTFSEDGEGRCWLKVLLGQTRTKTLKIVDCNIGCASLIQLTKQKIPPFVFPNSIIILDGDARHDVEKLSKTLKNYLVLPGDISPERLLAKYLKDLPDDNPFWEKCGNNYTKQVAFRDYQYDEIMENREKAKEWFNSQLHHWGRNATRAITAWCEANPGAKEDFIVKFEELIKKWEK